In Vigna angularis cultivar LongXiaoDou No.4 chromosome 8, ASM1680809v1, whole genome shotgun sequence, the DNA window ATATGATTAAGTTTCTGTATGGTTTgggatgataatatgaattttgtaatgtatgagatttatggtggagagaaattataagttatgaatcgtatgaaaactgtaaagttattgaaaaatgaaaaatctggaaaatatcatattctctGCTTGATAATgtacgctcgtcatcgaacggtcttataccgttcggttttccttgAAAAGGACTTAGAATAagaattctttcattcggaaagGATCCTGATGAAGAGCGAGCGTCCTTTGAATGAAGGGTTAGGTTTGGGCGTTTGGCTCAGCCTAGCGTGTCCAACGATTGAAATAAATTGAAGTATATTTAGTAACGCTCGGTTTTATATTCCAGCGTTCGTCATAGGTAGCGCTTAgtcttatactgagcgttcgtccaaatgagCTCTCGGTCTTagattgagcgttcgtcctagttagcgttcggtctaataccgaacgttcgttctaaatgAGTGTTCGTTCTATTTAGTGCTCGGTCAtttacctagcgttcgtcctgatcttaaatagcgttcgtcctgatcttaaatagcgttcgtcccaatcttaaatagcgttcgtcctgatcttaaatagcgttcgtcctgatcttaaatagcgttcgtcctgatcttaaatagcgttcgtcctaatcttaaatagcgttcgtcctgatcttaaatagcgttcgttctgaTCTTAaacagcgttcgtcctaatcttaaatagcgttcgtcctgatcttaaatagcgttcgtcctgatcttaaacagcgttcgtcctgatcttaaatagcgttcgtccatacagttaattaacgttcgtctttttagaGAAGTataactaagaatgaaaatgtgatgttgagggAATTATAAAATGTGCGAaccatatatgagatgaaattatgattttggaatttgaacgagcgttccaaggaggaacgtctctctgATTTGATTATGATGAGTtgtatagtatgaccatggtaaaatcgctgatggctgttcatcctgatattccgtgagtgctcgtcctcacttagaggggagtaggtcatgtgtgggaatggcaggaggccctagccctattgagtactttgaggctgatagggttaacctcggttGGCAGCTGACGAgtgttccagttactacaccaacCGAGTGAACGAACGCCTGcggttacatggattcatacagtccggacggtcgtcatTTATGAGAGTTGGATAATTTATTCTATTCTGATTCATTGATGTATGTCTTGTGTGTTAATTTCTtatgttaaattgtatgtgagctgtatgaattaaattacctaagcttacccttgcaattccttgtgttgtctactggttatgtacgtccgtcttgtcaatgcaatgatcatccgttgtggatgtgagcagatggagaggcgccacttgaagaaatgctggaagaagaaaatttggaagacgccaaCCTTGTTGATAtggaggttaaagccgagccttagtgTGCTCGTTAGGTTTTAGTCTTTGGTTTATCTGTATAGTTTTTGGAGACGTTcggttatttatttttgtaaaaccGTGCGTCCTGAATCTTgtatattttggaaaattttactGTACCTGGTATCTGTTTAGCGTTAGGTTTTTATAGCTGATCTTAgttaagactgcactgtttaaCTCTGTAAATGTGATTAGttctaattaatggtaattactatttattgggatgttacactctCCAAAATCTTGCACAAATTCTACTGtaacacttttatttttgttcgtGTTTAATTATTGTATCTTGTACCGTCCGGTCCTCCCCACCTCCCCATTCATAAACCGAACGTCCACCCAGGTGGATCACCAAGACCGAGTGTCCAAGCTAACACTGTCCGACCACACATAGACCGAGCGATCCCCCAAGGTCGACCATTCATGAACCGAACGTCCACCTAGGTCGGCCATCAAGACCGAGCGTCCAGTGTGATCGATCAGCAGAACCGAGTGGCCGCCCACCCAGGTTGACATCCCTGGCCGACCACCCTTCTGACCGGCCGTCCCGACCGACACTCACTCGGTCGACTACACGGTTAAACGCTAATGACTCATTAAAGCCCTtaaatgaagattaaggtacgATTGGGCAGTTATCAGGCCcacgaaaggtaaaagcccattacaatcagtataaataaaggttccAGGTATGATTTCGGGACAGATTGCTTACGATGCaatatatacatgcattacAGACAACTCGGTCATGTTACTGACTTaagcgtcagagtgcctttgacaggtaaCCGACCGCCCAGCTTGGAGAACAGGGTGGAACGAACGCCACAACCAGGACTTGAAGACGAGAGAGCCCGTCCGACCCCTCCCAGCGCGTCCAGACCTCAAAAAGAGGTAACCGTCCGGTTTTCGCCAGCTTCAAATGCCCCCTAGCGACGAAGTCGCTCGGTCTGCCTCGGCTCGTGGGATTTAGCAACGTCCGCCCGGTCTTCGACAAACTCACGTGTTTTAGCAGGGTCATCCAGATCTGGCCGaaacatatcttaaatttcatcCACTACTTTATTGTTCATAAAACCTTATTGTTGGGCACAATAATTCAGTGGAGCACTCTGTACCTGATTTTCTGTCCCACCTATCTTATACTGAGTGATAAAACAGCCTTcataaccgaacggtcaaacTATTGTTACAAGGTTATGCCGTTCGGACTGAAGAATGTAAGGGCTACTTACCAACGACTCATGGACAAAGTCTTTTGCCACCAGATTGGTAGATGTATGGAGATCTACATGGACAACATGGTGGTGCGAAGCCGGTGGAGGACCATATGAAAGATCTTGCGGAAGTTTTCCATCAAGTACTGCCAAAGCTCATATTCAGGGTTGTTTGACACAAAGTCAATATATCTTCTGCAATATGCTTCTTAAGAGAAAAGGCGTACGAGAATCTACAAAATCGTGCCCAAgtccactttttatattatgacTCGTTATTGATCCAGAAAAAGGACGGTAGAactttattttatgatgttgcAGGAACTTAACTCTTCAAAGACGTCCACCAGTGTATTACATGATGGATTCAAATTAATACTTCCGACAGGTTGAAATAAGAACAAACTATCAAAGAATTGAAACCGAACAGGTTTTACTTACTTGGCCATCCGACGTCATAGCCAATCAAGTTAATGTCAAAATAACTTTCTGCGAACCAAGAGCTAAAGAGCCAAGCTGATTCTCAACTGAGCACcttatcttttctttaaaatcttCCGAGTGATGTCATACAATACAATCATTTTATTTTGCAGGTCTGAAGACAATAGGGCATCTATACCTATGACACATCCTCATATGAATACTTCAAATGTCCAATCAAAGATCGAACGGTCTAGCATATATTTGGATATTATCAAACAGGTCACAAGGCACTAAGGCATGAGCAAGTTCATCCTACCGATTGGTCTCAATTATATCTTTGATATTATACATCTTGCGGATCATTAAAGCAGTTACATCTCGACCAATCGGTCGCAATTATATCTTTGATATTATATATCTAGCAGATCACAGGACTTTAAAGCAGTTATACCTCGACCGAACGGTCTGGACTTTTGATATTGTCTTACAGTGCAGATAATCACATCTTGCATACAGACTACTACAAGAGCGGGCGACAAAGAACCGTTCGTGCCGAGGCACCCAATCAATGGAAAAGGTTTCCACACCAGGGTCACAAGAACCCGATATCGTTGACGGATAGGCAGCATTCGGACGCATCCAACTAAGGGATGAAATCCCTAGGGGCCACGCATGTAACGAGGCGATATAAACGTCAACAAAGGCACTCATCATATAAACAATGAAGTATAGCGATCCTATAAACATTCAAGTACAGCGATCCTATAAACATTCAAGTATAAGAACATAAAGTTTCAAGACAAGTACCAAATGAGGACATACACGCAGCAAACAACCCTAAGAACAGTAAGTACAAAATAACAGAATGTCTAAAAGTTAAATCTATTCTATACAAGGTCTAAGACGGGGGCATCCTCGACAGCAGGAACCCCTGAATTCCCCTCGGGTGTCTCGATTCGAGCAGCTTCCTCTGTTGCCATTGCCTCGGTGGGCGTCCCTGCAGGCTCGTCATCTGGAAATGACCCGGCAGGAATGACGTCTATCGGAACCCACTCTCCTTGGTAAACGTCCTTCCGAATGTCGAAGTTGACTCCTTCAGTACAGACATTCAAAATATAGGACACTTGCCTTAGCGCCTTCTTAAAGCCCCTGGTATGTTCCAGGATGATAGCATCAGTCATCTCATCCTGCAACTCCTGGTTTTCAGTAATGGTCTGGCGCAAGGCCTCCCTCTCGGCAGTCAAAATTGTCAAGCTTTTCTTCAACTGCTCATTCTCTTTCCTTGAAAATTCCAGATCAGCTACAAGCCGTTCGTTGACCTTTTTCATTTCAACGCTAGCCTTCTGCAGATTTTCCGTTATCTCCCGACCCTTCACTATCATCTCCTCGGATTCCTTCCGCTGTTGCTCACACTTAGCGTGTTCGATTTTTAGACGCTCAAGCACGGTGACCAAGTTACCTCGGTTGGAGGCATACGCTAAGTTCCAGGCAGCCGCCGCCGCCCGACATGTGAATTCTAAGCAGTCATCTGCCATTTTTTGCTCAGAAGTCTTTTCCATGACTTTCTGCTCAGCCAAATCAAAGTTGAACTCGATCTTATGGCCAAGATTAAAGGCCACATCCCACATGCCGTTCGGAATGTCGCGATCGGCATGCGGGTCGACCACCCCTCCAATACTCTTCCCCTTATCGGAAGCTTTCGGATCTCCACCGGTGACAGCCTTTCGTTTCCTTGAAAGCGGCCGTTCGGGAGAAGGTGGCGATTCATCATCGTCATGGATAGGATTCTTGATAGTCCTCAAGGCTGAGGTTCCCCCTTTATTCTTATCGGAAGCTTTCGAATCTCCACCGGTGATAATCTTTCGTTTTCTTGAAAGCGGCCGTTCGGGAGGTGGCCGCTCGTCATCAACATGAATAGGATTCTTGACAGTCGTCAGGATCGAGGATCCCCCTTTATTCTTCTTGGCATGAGCAGCGGCAAACCAGTCAAGAGAAGCTTTTTTACCCATAACAGCTATACGCAACAGAACACAACAAATACCAAGTCAATGatgcaaaaacaaaattcagaGCACTCAGTAAAAGAACATACCCAATACCCTCGAGTTCATATCGTCATGCTCGAGGCAGCTGATAATCTTTCTGGAGGAAAAGGGGCGAGGCAACGCAGCTATAACACTCAGAGCCTCCAACTCGATATCAGTCATATCTTCTTTCGGCCAAGAGGTAAGCTTCCTAGGGTTCTGGGTCCAGTACAAGGGAAACTTGGAGCTACTATCCTCGTTAAAAAAGAACGAGCGACCTGATTCAGTGATAGACACTCTAAAAAACTGGGTTTTGAAACCTCTAAAGGATTGGGCGTATAATTCCAAAATTGGGTCCCCAGGCTCAGTAATTAGAGAAACCCAACCCCTCTTTTCGATCGGCCGGgtcctaaaaaaataaagaaacaggGCAACCGTGGGATTAAGGGCCAAGGCTTGGCACATAACCGCGAACGCCTGTATATACCCCCAGCTATTTGGATGTAGCTGTGTGGGAGCGACATTCAGAGTCTTCAGGACATCCATTTGAAAAACATTTAGAGGAAACCTAAGGTACATATCGTAGAACAGATAAGAGTAAACATAGAAGAAATCGTCTTTAGAATTCTCTTTACCATAGAAGACTCTCTCGTTTTCCCCACAGGCAACTAATTTAACACAGGAGCCATAGCTGAGATTTCTAAGAATACAATTATCGTTTGCCCAATTCAATAACACAGCCCTACTATCGAAAATACTAGGGAATCTACTTACATCTCGAGAGGCCCATTCATAGTTACTCCCGATAGAGGAAGGAAGATTTTCGGGCTCCTCCACCGCAACACCATCATAGACAAAGGCGTTTTCACCATAAAGTATGGAGACAACCTCACACTGAGCCCTATTCCGAGAACGCTCTGGTGCGTCAGCCTGGTTGCCACTCCGCCTTTTCTCAACAAATGCTGGGGCACAATCTGAATAGGAAAAAGAGTCCATGAGTTACCTGTATGTAAATGTCAAAGGAAAGTCTGGAGAAGGAGAAATGAAGAAGTTGGTCGAGGCGATGAAGTAGAAATGACGGTTGCGCTAACCAGGGTTCCTCAGAAAATCCTTTCACATTGATGAGGGAAGCTGATGTAACCGCTGATCATTCCGCACCGTAGGATTAGAAAGAATCCAACGATCCCACTTTTCAGACTCTACCAATACCCAGAGGCCGGAAAATCAAAACCCAAAAACGGTGCGCAGCACGGAGCTAAAAACGGTGCGTAACACAGAACCCTCCTAATAACAACCACCTTACAGTCTTAAGTcgaacggttaactcggacttggggcaCTATGTACGGACGGTATGATATTATCGGTCAATACCACTCGGGCCACTATTAGGCTAGAGCTAATGAATCTAGCAAGGAATAAAACGTTCGCATAAAACGCAAATATGATCTAAGCGGTTAAggtaagtttatattttattttgtttatgtttctattctgtttatattttattgggcttatatcaacTTAAAGTCcataaaacaacttataaatacataGCCAGGGCCATAAGTCAAGTAAGTTCCATTCACGCTCACATTTACATCATAGATTGTTTACATCTGAAAGTACTCAATTGAGTATTGTGATTCATTTACCATACGCCTAACTTAAGCGTCCGAGTGCCCTTGCAGGTACATCTCCCCTCCGTTGGAAATTGAAGTTTGCCGAACGATCGAGTTGCGAAAGGAGCGAGCGTTCAGATCAAGGTCCGCCGaacaatcaaaattattagGATACTTTTTGGATGTAAACAATCTATTGATGTAAATGTGAGTGTGAATAGGACTCCTGGCTTGCCttcctggctttgtatttataagttgttttatgGACATTAAGTTGACATAAGcagaatcaaatataaacagaataaaaatataaacaaaaataaaaatataaacagaataaaatataaacttactGTCGTGGTATAaagtcagaaccattaaaacgcactcaaaaACCCCTCTGAatggacgccaggtgtcaagcaacgaggattaaaaatcaaatagtgggatgcaggtgtcagcagaagagcggacgctcgtttgacgtgggaagaaaaatgatttttctgaaacttCCTTCCCACTCTCTTCTGCATGCAACCTTCTTCCCAAAACTCTGAACttctcatttctcctccttctcactagaaACTCTTCCTCTTTAAGAAATCTCACCCTTTATCTACTCCGATCtacgttcaggcaccgtagaaacGTTCCCGACGTCCTAAGCTTCATTCTGAACCAAACAGTTTCAGTTTCTGATCTAGTAAGTTTTTCTCCTTTAGTCGTTCGTTTcctggcacatgcaaaccaactCCTGGTTGCATGAGTTAGTAGTATTCTTCTGAAAcagtttgtttgttgtttgttttgctTTGAAGAGTTGATTGAACGTTGGGGGTAGGAGAATCTTAGTCAGACAAACTGCAATTCTATATCTTGAACGATCGTTcacgctagaggtaagggaagcttattaatttaatatatatgattatgtgttgcatgaacgttcgttgacttgattggatatgaaaaatgattgagttatgttatgatgtatgaaatgtatgaaatCTCTATGTTTGGATGTTATGAAATctgaaaatgattatgatatgaatgtgaAAGATTATGAagttatatgttaagaaatgagttagaatataaataattttggtaTGAAATTTCCACTATGAAATTGTACGTTCGGTACTGAACAGTcctcgaccgttcggtatttctaGTAAGCTCAGTTgaaattggattctttcatttggaaagaatcctagttgaaGACGAGCGTATtcgtgtggtaatactatgcttgagcgttcggccaagcgtagTTGTATCTGAGTAGTCTgtgataaacttaaaatttggtaaatatatgtattcgtatatttagtcattttaagtttagtagcacctggtcttataccaagtgttcgtcctaagcaagtgtttggtcttacaccagaccctcgttctatctccttaaattaaacttcataataagagcgttcgtttAAGCTCTCTAGGGTTAGCTCAATgtagtgttcagtctttgactggCATTTTGGATTCCTCGATACTAAACTCAGTTAAACTAAGTTTCCATAATcattcggtttcttcatgggAATTATCCTAAGTCTTCTTCTTCGAAAGTCTCGAAGTATATGTATTCATTGGTTATCGCATAGAGCCATAGTACTGGGCAGGGTCATTTCGATGTTCGGTTGAGGTCCTTAaaagtcagttcatctaattgactCACTTTTAAATAACGCTCGTTCCATTCGTTTatagtgataattgattttactcggtttctttctcaacccgataATACCCTTTAGTCTAAATCCCTTCTGGAACCGAAGACTCCTGAGACTCACTTCAAGTGTTCGCTCTAGCCCTATGTGTTCGAACCGATTTCAAGTtcgggttgaacgttcgttatttgtaATCCTCATGAATCATTGTACGAGgtgattaaatgaaatatttattaacgaaagatgaagaaaatgtgatttagaaatgttgtggattatggacgagcgttccagggaggaacgactcatgtatgaatGTTggaaattgtaaagtatgactgtgggtatgctaagctggctgttcatcttgatgttccgtgagtactcgtcttcacgtagaggagggtagttcatgtgtgggaatggcaggaggtcctagtccttaggggtactttggacagataaggctaacctcgggtggcagttgttgagtgcatcccagttactacatcacccgagtgcacgaacgtcTGTAGCTAGACATATTTCATACAATCTGGACAGTCAATCTACTAATAGGCTTTGTACGATATGCATGATTGAAATGTATCTTGTGTGTTGGattatttgaaatgtatgtttttgcatgaattaaattacataagcttaccctgtgttttcttATCGTGTCTcattttgtacgttcgtcttgtcattgcaatgatcatccgtgtggatgtgagcagaagggggcGAGCTGTTGGAggaagcgctggaagaagaaaatttggtagaagtAGAAGTAAAGACCGAAAagtagaacgttcggtcagtagtgtAGCGTAGcaaggtggtcgttcgaccacctcctcttttgattttatttgaccgttcggtagcTTCTTTTGTCAACCGTTCGGATTAGTTTCGTACCGCTGTACATTTTAAATGTGTAAATCTgtctgtaaggccgttcggccgtAACTGTATGCTCTTCAAATTTAAGACTGATCTGagttattattaaatgtaattattctatgaTATAGTtaatactgtatttttgggatgttatataTAACACCCTTCCTCCAGGTACAATAGACTGCTTTGCCACGGTGAAATCCCTCTTCAGACAGCAGTACGCGTCCAGCCGAATGCAGGACCTGACACCAGCAGAACTCGTCAACACCAAGCAGGAGAAGGACGAATCTCTAAAGTCCTTCATGAAAAGATACAATGAAACCGCTAGGCGGATAAAGGATATTGGCCATTCCTTTATTATCAGCAATCTACCCTCATGCTTGAGACCGGGATATTTCTCGGAGGACTTATATGTCGAGCCCCCCAAAACCATGGAGGAACTCCAGGCTAGGGTGGCAAAGTTTATTCGGGTAGAGGACATCACGCAGTCACGGAAGAAGCAGCAGCAGGAGACGAACGACGCGAACAAAAAAGAGGGAAAACGATCATTCCATAATAACGGGGACCATCCCCAGAAAAACTTCCCTCGCGTTACCAGTTTAACCACTTTGCGGCTTTTAATGCTCCTCGCGCAAAGGTTGTAGAGGAAGCTCTTGCCACCAATTTGATCACACTCCACCGGAGATGTTCTCCTACGGACACCGACAAGGGAAAAACCTGTCGGTATCACCTAAATAATGGTCAACCACAGAAGAATGTACCACGTTAAAAAACAGTATCGAGCAGCTTATCCGAGAGGGTCATCTCCGTAAGTATGTAAAGACGGATCGGTCGCGGATAAGAAGCTCATCAAGGTCTCCAAAAAGAAATACCGAATGGCCACATAGAAAGCAGGAACGAAAATGTAGGCGAGAGTCGCAGCCGCAGCCATAGCTCTGACCGCACAATCCTGAGGTGTATCGACTAGAAGTGATGAAAAGTCCTTCCTAACACTAGCAACGCGACTCACCTCAAATTCTACTTTagttaaaatttgttgacaTGTTTATTTCAGTCAGATTATAATTGCTGaacactatttttaattttatcctaaattcaatttgttgtcaTAAGATCGAACGGTCTATCATCAAGCAAGAACGGATACAGCATCATAATGCTAGACTGAAAAAGGCATAGAACAAGGTCGAACGGGCTCTCAATAAACTAATGCTGATACAACGCAGCAACAGGTTAAACACCGAGCGGGTCGGTCGTCCCAGTCGTCTAGCACACCTGGACGTTAAACACCTAGCGGGTCGGTCGTCTCCGTCGTCTAGTACACCTGGATAGGCGAAGTCACCGAGCGCTCATCGTATTCAGGCAAAGCCACAGAGCAGTCATCCTATCTCTTCGACTACCGAGAGACTCTCCATGAACGATCATGTACGCCTACTGGAAAGGTCTCCTGGGTCATGAACGATTATATTGGGAAGCGTTCCTTGGCCGAACGGTCAAGCAGGAAGGACGTTCGTTGTAGACCGTCCGAGAGCATTGACGGAGAGATAGTTTCCGGACGCGTCCAACTAAGGGATGTAATCCGTAAGGTCACTGGGACCCGATCGCGTTGACGGATAAGACAGCTTCCGGACGCGTCCAACTAAGCGATGTAATCCCTAAGGTCACTAAGACCCGATCGCGATGACGGATAAGACAGCTTCCGGACGC includes these proteins:
- the LOC108319346 gene encoding uncharacterized protein LOC108319346 isoform X2, coding for MTDIELEALSAMAALSHPFSSRKIINCLEHDDMNSRVFGRSFFFNEDSSSKFPLYWTQNPRKLTSWPKEDMTDIELEALSVIAALPRPFSSRKIISCLEHDDMNSRVLAVMGKKASLDWFAAAHAKKNKGGSSILTTVKNPIHVDDERPPPERPLSRKRKIITGGDSKASDKNKGGTSALRTIKNPIHDDDESPPSPERPLSRKRKAVTGGDPKASDKGKSIGGVVDPHADRDIPNGMWDVAFNLGHKIEFNFDLAEQKVMEKTSEQKMADDCLEFTCRAAAAAWNLAYASNRGNLVTVLERLKIEHAKCEQQRKESEEMIVKGREITENLQKASVEMKKVNERLVADLEFSRKENEQLKKSLTILTAEREALRQTITENQELQDEMTDAIILEHTRGFKKALRQVSYILNVCTEGVNFDIRKDVYQGEWVPIDVIPAGSFPDDEPAGTPTEAMATEEAARIETPEGNSGVPAVEDAPVLDLV
- the LOC108319346 gene encoding uncharacterized protein LOC108319346 isoform X3, which translates into the protein MGLSRCRSFFFNEDSSSKFPLYWTQNPRKLTSWPKEDMTDIELEALSVIAALPRPFSSRKIISCLEHDDMNSRVLAVMGKKASLDWFAAAHAKKNKGGSSILTTVKNPIHVDDERPPPERPLSRKRKIITGGDSKASDKNKGGTSALRTIKNPIHDDDESPPSPERPLSRKRKAVTGGDPKASDKGKSIGGVVDPHADRDIPNGMWDVAFNLGHKIEFNFDLAEQKVMEKTSEQKMADDCLEFTCRAAAAAWNLAYASNRGNLVTVLERLKIEHAKCEQQRKESEEMIVKGREITENLQKASVEMKKVNERLVADLEFSRKENEQLKKSLTILTAEREALRQTITENQELQDEMTDAIILEHTRGFKKALRQVSYILNVCTEGVNFDIRKDVYQGEWVPIDVIPAGSFPDDEPAGTPTEAMATEEAARIETPEGNSGVPAVEDAPVLDLV
- the LOC108319346 gene encoding uncharacterized protein LOC108319346 isoform X1; translation: MTDIELEALSAMAALSHPFSSRKIINCLEHDDMNSRVFDCAPAFVEKRRSGNQADAPERSRNRAQCEVVSILYGENAFVYDGVAVEEPENLPSSIGSNYEWASRDVSRFPSIFDSRAVLLNWANDNCILRNLSYGSCVKLVACGENERVFYGKENSKDDFFYVYSYLFYDMYLRFPLNVFQMDVLKTLNVAPTQLHPNSWGYIQAFAVMCQALALNPTVALFLYFFRTRPIEKRGWVSLITEPGDPILELYAQSFRGFKTQFFRVSITESGRSFFFNEDSSSKFPLYWTQNPRKLTSWPKEDMTDIELEALSVIAALPRPFSSRKIISCLEHDDMNSRVLAVMGKKASLDWFAAAHAKKNKGGSSILTTVKNPIHVDDERPPPERPLSRKRKIITGGDSKASDKNKGGTSALRTIKNPIHDDDESPPSPERPLSRKRKAVTGGDPKASDKGKSIGGVVDPHADRDIPNGMWDVAFNLGHKIEFNFDLAEQKVMEKTSEQKMADDCLEFTCRAAAAAWNLAYASNRGNLVTVLERLKIEHAKCEQQRKESEEMIVKGREITENLQKASVEMKKVNERLVADLEFSRKENEQLKKSLTILTAEREALRQTITENQELQDEMTDAIILEHTRGFKKALRQVSYILNVCTEGVNFDIRKDVYQGEWVPIDVIPAGSFPDDEPAGTPTEAMATEEAARIETPEGNSGVPAVEDAPVLDLV